One window from the genome of Gimesia aquarii encodes:
- a CDS encoding exonuclease/endonuclease/phosphatase family protein, whose amino-acid sequence MALIPKFRLPFLRSWKSRGLTLLLVSLLGGGMFHFGIKPKQVTNWVTDFVSSTISSSTPSDWDSTEIDLPQSENTIRIATFNIQVFGQSKMKKPNVPQILARIIQQFDVVAVQEIRSQDQSFMDEFLSIVNSGNHRYAYLIGPRLGRTASKEQYAYFYNTERIAVNDKWTYTVIDKYDKLHRPPYIAHFQTLSSSSKQPFTFSLINIHTDPDETKQELNVLDDVYRVVSNDGSQEDDVILLGDLNVNDRNLGELGLVPDLMWTVSQTPTNTRKSKQYDNILFSRHRSQEFTGKSGIYDFKTRFGLTEKEALVVSDHLPVWAEFHVSESGFARQASARQSEAR is encoded by the coding sequence ATGGCCCTTATACCCAAATTCAGACTTCCGTTCCTTAGATCATGGAAATCGCGTGGGCTGACATTATTACTGGTCAGTCTGCTCGGTGGAGGAATGTTTCATTTCGGAATCAAACCGAAGCAGGTCACGAACTGGGTTACTGACTTCGTCTCTTCTACGATTTCCAGTTCGACGCCATCAGACTGGGATTCCACCGAAATCGACCTGCCACAATCTGAAAATACCATTCGGATTGCTACATTTAATATTCAGGTGTTTGGTCAAAGCAAAATGAAAAAACCAAACGTACCTCAAATTCTGGCACGTATTATCCAGCAGTTTGATGTAGTCGCAGTCCAGGAAATTCGTTCGCAGGATCAATCATTTATGGACGAATTCTTGAGCATTGTTAATTCTGGAAACCACCGTTATGCCTACCTGATTGGTCCCAGATTGGGAAGAACTGCCAGTAAGGAACAGTACGCCTACTTCTATAATACCGAACGAATTGCTGTGAACGATAAATGGACTTATACGGTGATCGATAAATACGACAAGTTGCATCGCCCCCCTTACATTGCTCATTTTCAGACATTGAGCTCTTCCAGTAAGCAGCCGTTTACGTTTTCTTTAATCAATATTCATACCGACCCGGATGAAACGAAACAAGAACTGAATGTTCTGGACGATGTTTACCGAGTCGTTTCCAACGATGGCAGCCAGGAAGACGATGTCATCTTGCTTGGCGATTTGAATGTAAATGATCGGAATCTGGGAGAGCTGGGATTGGTCCCCGATCTCATGTGGACCGTCTCCCAAACCCCCACGAATACCCGAAAATCAAAACAATATGACAATATCTTGTTCAGCCGTCACCGTTCACAGGAATTCACCGGAAAGTCTGGCATTTATGATTTCAAAACACGCTTTGGACTAACGGAAAAAGAAGCCCTGGTCGTTTCCGATCATTTACCGGTTTGGGCAGAATTTCATGTTTCGGAAAGTGGATTTGCGCGTCAAGCTTCGGCAAGGCAATCTGAAGCACGTTGA